From the genome of Dickeya aquatica, one region includes:
- a CDS encoding IS3 family transposase (programmed frameshift), whose product MKKRFSDEQIINILREAEAGVSARELCRKYAISDATFYTWRKKFGGMDVPEVKRLKSLEEENARLKKLLAEAMLDKEALQVALGRKLLTTDQKREAVTVMCKATGLSQRRACRLTGLSLSTCRYDAHRPATDAYLSARITELAMERRRFGYRRIWQLLRREGLCVNHKRVYRIYHLNGLGVKRRQRRKGLATERLPLLRPDAPNLTWSMDFVMDALASGRRIKCLTCVDDFTKECLTITAAFGISGVQVTRILDSIALFRGYPATIRTDQGPEFTCRALDQWAFEHGVELRLIQPGKPTQNGFIESFNGRFRDECLNEHWFSDILHARKIINDWRQDYNESRPHSSLNYQTPSEFAASWRNGKLEGKQTDITN is encoded by the exons ATGAAGAAGCGTTTTTCCGACGAACAGATCATCAATATTCTTCGCGAAGCCGAGGCGGGTGTTTCCGCCCGCGAACTTTGCCGTAAGTACGCCATCTCCGACGCCACGTTTTATACGTGGCGTAAGAAGTTTGGTGGCATGGACGTACCTGAAGTAAAAAGGCTTAAGTCACTTGAAGAAGAGAACGCCCGCCTCAAGAAGCTGCTCGCCGAAGCCATGCTGGATAAAGAGGCACTACAGGTGGCTTTGGGCCGAAAGT TACTGACGACAGACCAGAAGCGGGAAGCCGTGACAGTGATGTGCAAAGCGACAGGTCTGTCGCAACGGCGTGCCTGCAGGCTGACAGGTTTGTCCCTGTCGACCTGCCGTTATGATGCGCACCGCCCGGCTACTGATGCGTATCTGTCTGCACGTATCACCGAACTGGCAATGGAACGCCGACGTTTCGGTTACCGGCGTATCTGGCAGCTTCTGCGTCGTGAAGGCCTTTGCGTTAACCACAAACGGGTCTACCGCATCTATCATCTCAATGGCCTGGGCGTAAAACGCAGACAGCGCCGTAAGGGTCTGGCGACTGAGCGGCTTCCGCTTCTTCGCCCGGATGCGCCGAACCTGACATGGTCGATGGATTTTGTCATGGATGCACTTGCCAGCGGCCGCCGGATTAAGTGCCTGACTTGTGTGGATGATTTCACGAAGGAGTGTCTGACGATCACTGCTGCTTTCGGTATTTCAGGCGTTCAGGTCACGCGTATTCTGGACAGCATCGCGCTCTTTCGTGGCTATCCGGCGACAATAAGAACCGATCAGGGCCCGGAATTTACCTGCCGTGCGCTCGATCAATGGGCCTTTGAGCATGGTGTGGAGTTGCGACTTATCCAGCCAGGTAAGCCAACGCAGAACGGATTTATTGAGAGTTTCAACGGTCGCTTTCGGGATGAATGCCTGAATGAACACTGGTTCAGCGATATTCTTCATGCCCGGAAAATCATTAATGACTGGCGGCAGGACTATAACGAGTCCAGACCTCATTCATCGCTGAATTACCAGACGCCGTCTGAATTTGCAGCAAGCTGGAGAAATGGAAAATTAGAAGGTAAACAAACCGATATTACTAACTGA
- a CDS encoding DUF1176 domain-containing protein: MRFNITLSGIVLALLSASAFSTGEMSAGYPAPVQKVFRHWQVTCNNLNDCDIRNNDPYLRVTLKREAGAQGKISLDFDLADKRQALYLDGARFALAQPAWQTDEEEGAFYVHTEQLDVIQQFVQAAKNARRLTLSEASAQGSNQDESISLNGLNAALLLVDERQGRLDNRSALLKVGNGDVSQVPAAPIGQEIHPAYTQPPPLTNGKALINAVIKAKKTLLEEEDCGLSKEARQLSEAEPLTHDLALVMLNCGVGAYQSSSLLFITPRNNPQAAQLLELTRPIRPLNSREEKIRWFTEADYDPESGMLYHSVKGRGIADCGESGQWVFDGKTFQLVAYNYQPECNGGQPGDWPSVWAMPGYPTE, translated from the coding sequence ATGCGATTTAACATCACGCTTTCAGGCATCGTTCTGGCGTTACTGTCCGCGAGTGCGTTCAGTACGGGTGAAATGTCTGCGGGTTATCCTGCACCGGTGCAGAAAGTGTTCAGACACTGGCAAGTGACCTGCAATAACCTCAATGATTGTGACATCAGGAATAATGACCCCTACCTGCGCGTGACGCTCAAGCGTGAGGCCGGTGCGCAGGGGAAGATCTCGCTGGATTTTGATCTGGCGGATAAGCGCCAGGCGTTGTATCTCGACGGCGCGCGTTTTGCCCTTGCTCAACCCGCCTGGCAGACGGATGAAGAAGAAGGCGCATTCTATGTTCATACCGAGCAACTGGATGTCATCCAGCAATTTGTGCAGGCGGCGAAAAATGCCAGGCGTTTGACGCTCTCCGAGGCGAGCGCACAAGGAAGTAATCAGGATGAGTCAATTTCGCTTAATGGACTCAATGCGGCGCTGCTGCTGGTGGATGAGCGGCAAGGGCGGCTGGATAACCGCAGTGCGTTGCTGAAAGTGGGCAATGGCGATGTATCACAGGTTCCCGCCGCGCCGATAGGACAAGAGATTCACCCCGCCTATACCCAGCCGCCACCGTTAACCAATGGTAAGGCCTTGATTAATGCGGTGATCAAGGCGAAAAAAACGCTGCTGGAAGAGGAAGATTGCGGGTTGAGCAAAGAAGCCCGCCAGTTAAGCGAAGCCGAGCCGCTGACGCATGATCTGGCGCTGGTGATGCTCAACTGTGGCGTGGGCGCGTATCAATCCTCCAGCCTGCTGTTTATTACGCCGCGTAATAACCCGCAGGCCGCGCAATTGCTGGAGCTGACCAGGCCTATCCGCCCGTTGAACAGCCGTGAAGAGAAGATTCGCTGGTTTACCGAAGCCGATTATGACCCGGAAAGCGGCATGTTATATCACTCGGTGAAAGGCCGTGGCATTGCTGACTGCGGCGAGAGCGGGCAGTGGGTATTTGATGGTAAGACTTTTCAACTGGTCGCCTATAACTATCAACCAGAATGTAACGGTGGGCAACCGGGAGATTGGCCTTCGGTCTGGGCGATGCCGGGCTACCCGACCGAGTAG
- a CDS encoding DUF1127 domain-containing protein has translation MTPPCSQPGRKPGRLQRVQQCWQRWRQRVQARKILQRLNNNQLDDIGLTRHDVDSFR, from the coding sequence ATGACACCACCATGCTCTCAGCCCGGCAGAAAACCGGGACGATTACAACGGGTACAGCAATGCTGGCAGCGCTGGCGTCAGCGGGTACAAGCGCGGAAAATATTGCAACGCCTGAACAACAACCAACTGGACGATATCGGCCTGACGCGTCATGACGTGGATTCATTTCGCTGA
- a CDS encoding DUF1176 domain-containing protein: MGSRSSGSACAAEAKILGYPVPVQKEFKDWQVTCNNLNTCQLNNYAERDGYQYVILKRDAGASGKISLSILLKPDQQAVYLDGTPFPLDAADWQIDNESDSDGKFYRYTTRLEVIQRFIQAARNAQQLALVEQPTTQEVEDGDVVSLNGLSAALLLADERQGRLKNRSALLNVGEGEVSQVPPVPTGQQVDITYRQPSPLSDAVALAAAVGEARKDKLENAHCDQRDKNITANPRAIALTRELALVIFTCPPGAIQISNELFITSQLRPQAASLLTLLIFDWDKNALVNMADTATTLMNVEYDEKTGILSHTVQGNTVCNFGESARWMFDGSTFQPVDYRFSNICARRKDWPSVWAMPGYPTE, translated from the coding sequence ATGGGGAGCAGGTCATCTGGTAGCGCATGCGCAGCAGAGGCTAAAATTCTAGGGTATCCTGTTCCGGTACAGAAAGAATTTAAAGATTGGCAAGTGACGTGTAACAACTTGAATACCTGTCAGCTCAATAATTACGCTGAGAGAGACGGTTATCAATATGTGATCCTCAAGCGTGATGCAGGTGCTTCAGGAAAGATTTCCCTGTCCATCCTGTTAAAACCCGATCAGCAGGCCGTCTATCTGGACGGCACGCCGTTTCCGCTTGATGCCGCCGACTGGCAGATTGATAACGAATCCGATAGTGATGGCAAGTTCTATCGTTACACCACCAGGTTAGAGGTAATTCAACGGTTTATTCAGGCGGCGAGAAACGCGCAGCAATTGGCGTTGGTTGAACAGCCCACTACTCAGGAAGTTGAGGATGGAGATGTGGTGTCGCTAAATGGCCTGAGTGCGGCGCTGCTACTGGCGGATGAGCGGCAAGGCCGGTTAAAGAACCGCAGTGCGTTGCTGAATGTCGGTGAAGGCGAGGTTTCGCAGGTCCCGCCAGTGCCTACCGGGCAACAGGTTGACATTACCTATCGTCAGCCATCACCGCTGAGTGATGCGGTCGCATTGGCGGCTGCGGTCGGCGAGGCGCGGAAGGATAAACTAGAAAATGCACATTGTGATCAACGCGATAAAAACATAACTGCAAATCCAAGAGCCATCGCATTAACCCGCGAGTTGGCGTTAGTGATCTTTACATGCCCTCCTGGGGCAATCCAGATCAGTAATGAGCTCTTCATTACCTCACAACTTCGCCCACAGGCAGCCAGCTTGTTAACGCTACTGATTTTTGACTGGGACAAAAATGCGCTGGTTAACATGGCGGACACGGCTACGACACTTATGAATGTTGAGTATGACGAGAAAACTGGAATATTGTCTCATACAGTTCAAGGGAACACGGTCTGTAATTTTGGTGAAAGCGCGAGATGGATGTTTGATGGTAGCACTTTCCAGCCAGTGGACTATCGATTTTCCAATATCTGTGCCAGGAGAAAAGACTGGCCGTCCGTGTGGGCGATGCCGGGCTACCCAACCGAGTAG